ggagccaCAACAGATGTGATGaatcacaacccccctccccccccccccccccccccaccccacattgagagcagatgaatggtctctccccagaattaactcactagtgtctccgtagttgggacggatcattgaatgtctcccctgctcagagcaggtgaatggcttcttctaggtgtgaactcgctggtgttcctGCAGggcgtatggatatctgaatcccttcttaaactaagagcaggttaacgccttctccccagtgtgaactcgctggtgtctccgcaggttggataactgagcgaatcccttcccacactgagagcaggtgaacggcctctccccagtgtgaacgcgctggtgtatctgcaggttcgatgaagtagtgaatcccttctcacactgagagcaggtgaacggcctctcccccgtgtgaattcgctggtgtttccgcaggttcgatgaagtagcgaatcccttctcacactgagagcatgtgaacggcttttccccagtgtgaactcgctgatgtatctgcaggttcgatgaagtagtgaatcccttctcacactgagagcaggtgaatggcctctccccagtgtgaagtcgctgatgtttctgcaggctcTTTAAAGTAATGaatcctttcacacactgagagcaagtgagcggcctctccccagtgtgaactagctggtgtgtccgcaggctcaAAGaaatagtgaatcccttctcacactgagaggtgagcggcctctgcccagtgtgaacctgctgatgcgtccgcaggttcgatgaatcagtgaatcccttctcacactgagagcaagtgaacggcctctccccagtgtgaatgcgtcgatgagcttccagctgagatgggaatctgaatcccttcccacagtccccacatttccaccgtttctccatgttttgggtctcctttagtctctccaggtttgacaataagttgaagcctcgtccacacaaagaacacgtgtacagtctctcccactgtggatggtgtgatgtttttttcaggctgcgtaactggttaaagctctttccacagtcagtgctctggaacactctcactcgggtgtgtgtctctcggtgcttttccagtcacaatgatggttaaaatcttttgaagccgacagaacagacaaacatttctccttccagattcaaagtccggtgatattcagctccaaggaattgagagact
This portion of the Scyliorhinus torazame isolate Kashiwa2021f chromosome 5, sScyTor2.1, whole genome shotgun sequence genome encodes:
- the LOC140420636 gene encoding uncharacterized protein; amino-acid sequence: MEKRWKCGDCGKGFRFPSQLEAHRRIHTGERPFTCSQCEKGFTDSSNLRTHQQVHTGQRPLTSQCEKGFTISLSLRTHQLVHTGERPLTCSQCVKGFITLKSLQKHQRLHTGERPFTCSQCEKGFTTSSNLQIHQRVHTGEKPFTCSQCEKGFATSSNLRKHQRIHTGERPFTCSQCEKGFTTSSNLQIHQRVHTGERPFTCSQCGKGFAQLSNLRRHQRVHTGEKALTCS